A DNA window from Gemmatimonadaceae bacterium contains the following coding sequences:
- a CDS encoding replication initiator protein A, with the protein MSLAARRRITTRIIALDRSLEALPLFRLSDSADDTALAYAPPSGGRWRVLPRPGDRLPGTFDQDVYIELWHRYHDLGAPADGVVRFTLHAFLRSIGRRVDGRTYEQLRSALARLNHTTLESQGAYYDATTRSPVESRFNVLSAVFIERRRVLDRDQLTLFPSIAAAEPGEAVVTLAASLRANIAAGHVVSLSAPHYQSLSSPVARRLYRLMEVAREEGNLTWRVGLAELAERIPLAQRYPSHLQRVLQPAHEMLLAAGLVRDVAVRQHRREWFVDYVLSARAT; encoded by the coding sequence ATGAGCCTCGCGGCGCGACGACGAATCACGACCCGCATCATCGCGCTCGACCGTTCGCTCGAAGCGTTGCCGCTATTCCGACTCAGCGACTCGGCCGACGATACTGCTTTAGCCTATGCACCGCCGTCGGGCGGTCGGTGGCGCGTCCTCCCGCGTCCCGGCGACAGACTGCCGGGCACGTTCGATCAGGACGTATACATCGAGCTCTGGCATCGCTATCACGACCTGGGCGCGCCGGCCGATGGAGTCGTGCGCTTCACTCTGCACGCGTTTCTCCGATCGATCGGACGTCGCGTAGATGGTCGAACGTACGAGCAGCTGCGCTCCGCGCTCGCGCGGCTCAATCACACCACGCTCGAGTCACAGGGCGCGTACTACGACGCGACGACGCGGTCGCCGGTCGAAAGCCGCTTCAATGTGCTGAGCGCGGTATTCATCGAGCGCCGACGAGTATTGGACAGGGACCAGTTGACGCTCTTCCCTTCCATCGCTGCGGCAGAGCCCGGCGAAGCCGTGGTTACGTTAGCCGCGAGCCTTCGCGCCAACATTGCTGCGGGACACGTCGTATCGCTCTCGGCGCCGCACTATCAGTCGCTGTCATCGCCTGTTGCTCGCCGCCTGTACCGATTGATGGAGGTGGCGCGTGAGGAGGGCAATTTGACCTGGCGTGTGGGTCTTGCAGAGCTTGCCGAGCGGATTCCGCTCGCCCAACGGTACCCATCGCACCTGCAGCGAGTGCTCCAACCGGCCCACGAGATGCTGTTGGCTGCGGGTCTGGTCCGCGATGTCGCGGTACGCCAGCACCGACGCGAATGGTTTGTCGATTATGTTTTGTCGGCGCGGGCGACCTGA
- a CDS encoding DEAD/DEAH box helicase, producing the protein MRPFHRIVREWFRDAFGRASDPQRLGWPAIASAAHTLILAPTGTGKTLSAFLWEINRLIERGLDAPLPNAVQILYISPLKALSNDIHRNLEVPLTELRLRFEEAGLPFPEIRVAVRTGDTSAGARARMLRRAPHILITTPESLHIMLTTVKGRGMFSMVRAVIVDEIHAVAGTKRGAHLALSLERLDALCESPPQRIGLSATQRPLDEIARYLGGCGPRGEGDAPAFRPVTVIDCGLVKRMALEIASPAPEGAMAPGGVWPRVAELAVARIRGARTTLVFVNNRGQAERMAARINTLAGEELARPYHGSLSRERRLGLERSLKAGELRALVTTSSLELGIDIGSVDLVLQLQSPKRVSAGLQRVGRAGHSLGESSRGVFVPTFRDDLVEMAAIVEAMREGDVEPTRVPQNALDVLAQILVAMASVDDWSTGDAFALVRRAYPYHKLGRAAFDAVLSMLSGAYPAEVTADMQPRLVWDRVADQIRGTRSSRLVAVVSGGTIPDRGLYTAVLPDRTRLGELDEEFVHESRVGDVFQLGSATWRIGAIEHDRVIVTPAPGAPARMPFWHGEYASRAASIGRRVGALRRELAALPADDEAAAAALAARLGADEASTRELRDYVAEQRAATGTIPDERTVVVERFHDEMGAVRIVIHSVFGGRVNAPWGMALAQRVRDALGSGECHVQTSDDGIMLRVPETGAALDLAAMLRLSPGDAEQRLVDEIGNTSLFGARFRMNAARALVLARGAPGRRMPLWLQRMRALDLLDAVRGRPTFPLLVETYREVLDDAFDLPSLRTVLEAIGAGRITVRLVDTDGPSPFAAGLQLGFVMDWLYADDSPRAERQAALLSVDRALLGDVLTDGLLGADADEDARRALDDVVADRRGTSERRRARSADELAYLLDRAGDLTIDELRARTAARDAWTAQRDPVEALLESGRVVLIPFPAGDEALRWRAILVETFPRYAAAFGEDALARLRAGPLLADTAADVVVPRAFRHPSLEPRAARREILAKFVSLAGPVTVADITKRYGWPEEWVAAALTDWDRAGRLVRGRFRRGVHDAEWCTTGVVDRARRRALAQLRRQIRAVDLGTFGAFLRRWQHVDSRDRLTGSTGLEAAVHQLSGLPQPADRWERDTLPSRLDRYDSAWLSQLATSGELEWAGSAHRSDAGAATLAAIRFFPRGEEVIWLSTPSQALSADAQRVRDALAQRGASFFADLVSATGLGPAALRDGLRELVAAGAATNDTIEAMREIVRMRALPNRESPAEVSRWPSEITGRSPIVQRRVSAYRLPKWRRPDVPGPRSGWLGRWSLIRIDDADRPPEDEHAEIVARRWLDRYGVVTSDWWRRERPPVPWRSIYRELKRLEERGEVRRGYFVEGMAGAQFALPAAVELLRGVREETTGRAAPMVAIAASDPANILNVRLPSRATNPLEHPRGRGAVLVVRGGVVILSAESAGRRVVVRPDAEEDDVTAAARVLAEYVDRRRSSLGLTRRRCTVERIDGAAAGVSRWAGAFTAAGYRRVPRGFEFEPLAR; encoded by the coding sequence ATGCGCCCGTTCCACCGGATCGTGCGGGAGTGGTTTCGCGACGCCTTCGGACGGGCGAGCGATCCACAGCGGTTGGGGTGGCCGGCGATTGCGAGCGCGGCGCACACGCTGATTCTGGCGCCGACCGGGACGGGCAAGACGCTGTCGGCATTTCTGTGGGAGATCAACCGCCTCATCGAGCGCGGCCTCGACGCGCCGCTGCCTAACGCAGTACAGATCCTCTACATCTCGCCGCTCAAGGCGCTGAGCAACGACATCCATCGCAACCTCGAGGTGCCGCTCACGGAGCTGCGGCTGCGATTTGAGGAGGCGGGGCTGCCGTTCCCCGAGATTCGCGTCGCGGTGCGGACGGGCGACACGAGCGCCGGTGCGCGTGCCCGCATGCTGCGTCGCGCGCCGCACATCCTGATCACGACGCCCGAATCGCTGCACATCATGCTGACGACGGTGAAGGGTCGCGGGATGTTCTCGATGGTGCGCGCGGTGATCGTCGACGAGATCCACGCGGTGGCGGGGACGAAGCGGGGGGCGCATCTGGCGTTGTCGCTCGAGCGTCTCGATGCGTTGTGCGAGTCGCCGCCGCAGCGGATCGGTCTGTCGGCCACGCAGCGTCCGTTAGACGAAATCGCGCGGTATCTCGGCGGCTGCGGACCGCGCGGCGAGGGCGATGCGCCGGCGTTCCGGCCGGTGACGGTCATCGATTGCGGGTTGGTGAAGCGGATGGCGCTCGAGATCGCGTCGCCGGCGCCGGAGGGGGCGATGGCGCCGGGCGGTGTGTGGCCGCGGGTCGCCGAGCTGGCGGTGGCGCGCATTCGCGGGGCGCGGACGACGCTGGTGTTCGTCAACAACCGCGGGCAGGCGGAGCGGATGGCGGCGCGGATCAACACACTCGCGGGCGAGGAGCTGGCGCGTCCGTATCACGGCTCGTTGTCGCGGGAGCGGCGCCTGGGGTTGGAGCGGTCGCTCAAGGCGGGCGAGCTGCGCGCGCTGGTGACGACGAGCTCGTTGGAGCTGGGCATCGACATCGGCTCGGTGGATCTGGTGCTGCAGCTACAGAGTCCCAAGCGGGTGTCGGCCGGGTTGCAGCGGGTGGGACGCGCCGGCCATTCGTTAGGCGAGTCGAGTCGGGGCGTGTTCGTGCCGACGTTTCGCGACGATCTGGTCGAGATGGCGGCCATCGTCGAGGCGATGCGTGAGGGCGACGTGGAGCCGACGCGGGTGCCGCAGAATGCGCTCGATGTGCTGGCGCAGATTCTGGTGGCGATGGCGTCGGTGGACGACTGGTCGACGGGTGATGCGTTCGCGCTGGTGCGGCGGGCGTACCCGTATCACAAGCTCGGGCGGGCGGCGTTCGACGCCGTGCTGTCGATGCTGTCGGGGGCGTACCCGGCGGAGGTGACGGCCGACATGCAGCCGCGGCTCGTGTGGGATCGCGTCGCCGACCAGATCCGCGGGACGCGATCGAGCCGGCTGGTGGCGGTGGTGTCCGGCGGCACGATCCCCGACCGCGGTCTGTACACGGCGGTGCTGCCGGACCGGACGCGGTTAGGCGAGTTGGACGAGGAGTTCGTGCACGAGTCGCGGGTGGGCGACGTCTTTCAGTTAGGCTCGGCCACCTGGCGGATCGGGGCAATCGAGCACGATCGGGTGATCGTGACGCCGGCGCCCGGGGCGCCGGCGCGGATGCCGTTCTGGCACGGGGAGTACGCGTCGCGCGCCGCCTCCATCGGCCGCCGCGTGGGCGCGCTGCGCCGCGAGCTGGCGGCGCTCCCGGCGGACGACGAGGCCGCGGCGGCGGCGCTCGCGGCTCGGTTAGGCGCCGACGAGGCATCGACGCGCGAGCTGCGGGACTACGTAGCCGAGCAGCGCGCGGCCACGGGCACGATCCCCGACGAGCGCACCGTGGTCGTGGAGCGATTCCACGACGAGATGGGCGCGGTCCGCATCGTGATCCATTCCGTGTTCGGCGGCCGCGTCAACGCGCCGTGGGGCATGGCGCTCGCCCAACGCGTCCGCGATGCGTTAGGCAGCGGCGAGTGCCACGTGCAGACGAGCGACGACGGCATCATGCTCCGCGTCCCCGAAACCGGCGCCGCGCTCGACCTCGCCGCCATGCTCCGCCTGAGCCCGGGCGATGCCGAGCAACGGCTCGTCGACGAAATCGGCAATACCTCGCTGTTCGGCGCCCGATTCCGCATGAACGCCGCGCGGGCGCTGGTGCTGGCGCGCGGCGCGCCGGGGCGCCGCATGCCGCTCTGGCTCCAACGCATGCGCGCACTCGATCTGCTCGACGCCGTGCGCGGCAGGCCCACCTTCCCGCTCCTCGTCGAGACGTATCGCGAAGTGCTCGACGATGCGTTCGATCTGCCGTCGCTTCGCACCGTCCTGGAGGCGATCGGCGCCGGCCGCATCACCGTCCGCCTGGTCGATACCGACGGGCCCTCGCCGTTCGCGGCCGGGCTGCAGCTCGGATTCGTGATGGACTGGCTGTACGCCGATGATTCACCCCGCGCCGAGCGACAGGCGGCGCTTCTGTCCGTGGACCGGGCCTTGTTGGGCGACGTGCTCACGGATGGTCTGTTAGGCGCCGACGCCGACGAGGACGCGCGACGGGCGCTCGACGACGTGGTGGCCGATCGGCGCGGCACATCCGAACGGCGCCGGGCACGCTCGGCCGACGAGCTCGCGTACCTGCTCGACCGTGCCGGCGATCTCACGATCGACGAGCTGCGCGCCCGCACCGCGGCGCGCGACGCGTGGACGGCCCAACGGGATCCGGTCGAAGCGCTCCTCGAGAGCGGTCGCGTGGTCCTGATCCCGTTTCCGGCCGGCGATGAGGCGCTTCGCTGGCGCGCCATCCTCGTGGAAACGTTCCCGCGATACGCCGCGGCGTTCGGCGAAGACGCGCTCGCGCGGCTTCGCGCGGGACCGCTCCTCGCCGACACAGCCGCCGACGTCGTTGTGCCCCGCGCGTTTCGGCATCCGTCGCTCGAGCCGCGCGCGGCGCGTCGAGAGATTCTCGCCAAGTTCGTCTCGCTCGCCGGTCCCGTGACGGTTGCGGACATCACGAAGCGATACGGCTGGCCCGAGGAATGGGTGGCGGCGGCGTTGACAGATTGGGATCGCGCGGGACGGCTCGTGCGCGGTCGCTTCCGGCGTGGGGTGCATGATGCCGAATGGTGCACCACGGGAGTCGTCGATCGCGCACGACGACGCGCACTGGCTCAGCTGCGCCGCCAGATCCGGGCCGTTGACCTCGGCACGTTCGGCGCGTTTCTGCGACGGTGGCAGCACGTCGATTCTCGCGACCGCCTAACGGGCTCGACGGGCCTCGAGGCCGCCGTGCATCAGCTGTCGGGATTGCCCCAGCCGGCAGATCGATGGGAACGCGATACCCTGCCCTCGCGCCTCGATCGATACGACTCCGCGTGGCTGTCGCAGCTCGCGACGTCGGGCGAGCTCGAATGGGCCGGCAGCGCACACCGGTCCGACGCCGGCGCTGCAACCCTGGCGGCCATTCGTTTTTTCCCGCGCGGCGAGGAAGTCATCTGGCTTTCGACGCCGTCGCAGGCGCTCTCGGCTGATGCCCAACGCGTGCGCGACGCGCTCGCCCAACGCGGCGCCTCGTTCTTCGCCGATCTGGTTTCCGCGACCGGCCTGGGACCGGCTGCGCTTCGCGACGGGTTGCGCGAGCTGGTCGCCGCGGGCGCGGCGACGAACGACACGATCGAGGCGATGCGGGAGATCGTTCGTATGCGAGCGCTGCCGAACCGCGAATCGCCGGCGGAAGTGTCGCGGTGGCCGAGCGAGATCACCGGTCGGTCGCCAATCGTGCAGCGCCGGGTGTCTGCGTATCGCTTGCCCAAGTGGCGTCGGCCGGATGTGCCCGGTCCGCGGAGCGGCTGGTTAGGTCGCTGGTCGCTGATCAGGATCGACGATGCCGACCGCCCGCCGGAAGACGAGCACGCCGAAATAGTGGCGCGACGCTGGCTCGACCGATACGGCGTGGTCACGAGCGACTGGTGGCGGAGAGAGCGGCCGCCCGTCCCGTGGCGATCGATCTATCGCGAGCTCAAGCGTTTGGAGGAGCGCGGCGAAGTGCGTCGTGGATACTTCGTCGAGGGTATGGCAGGAGCGCAGTTCGCGTTGCCGGCCGCGGTCGAGCTGCTCCGCGGAGTTCGCGAGGAAACAACGGGGCGGGCAGCGCCGATGGTTGCGATTGCTGCGTCGGACCCGGCCAACATCTTGAACGTGCGGCTCCCGTCTCGGGCGACGAATCCATTGGAGCATCCGCGCGGTCGCGGCGCGGTGCTCGTGGTGCGCGGCGGGGTGGTGATTCTCTCGGCGGAATCGGCGGGCCGGCGCGTGGTTGTGCGTCCGGATGCCGAGGAGGACGACGTGACGGCCGCGGCGCGCGTGCTGGCCGAGTACGTGGACCGCCGGCGGTCGTCCCTTGGCTTAACGCGGCGCCGGTGCACGGTGGAACGGATCGACGGTGCGGCCGCGGGGGTCAGCCGTTGGGCGGGCGCGTTCACTGCGGCGGGCTACCGCCGCGTTCCACGCGGGTTCGAGTTCGAGCCGCTGGCGCGCTGA
- a CDS encoding SDR family oxidoreductase yields the protein MRNRIAVVTGIGRKGQTGEIIARTLAEAGMQIIAVARHADEAQARVDDLRSAGHDAQPFACDLSDEAQVATLARDVATAAGSPRVDVLVNIAGGFAMSGSVAESTLATWKSQVSINLLTAYLATRAFLPLLRAARGSIVYFASAAALPGAGVANMWAYAASKSSVVALMRAVAAEERANGVRANALAPTAIRTDANLESMGDKTRYVEREDVAAAVAWLCSDASRAVSGQVIRLG from the coding sequence ATGCGCAACCGTATCGCGGTGGTGACCGGCATCGGCCGCAAAGGACAAACCGGCGAAATCATCGCACGGACCCTCGCCGAAGCCGGCATGCAAATCATCGCCGTCGCACGCCACGCCGACGAAGCCCAGGCGCGCGTCGATGACCTGCGCAGCGCCGGTCACGATGCACAGCCGTTCGCGTGCGATCTCTCCGATGAAGCACAGGTCGCCACGCTGGCGCGCGATGTCGCGACTGCAGCCGGATCGCCGCGAGTCGATGTCCTCGTCAACATCGCCGGCGGATTCGCCATGAGCGGATCAGTCGCCGAAAGCACGCTCGCCACCTGGAAGAGCCAGGTGTCGATCAACCTCCTCACCGCGTATCTCGCCACTCGAGCATTTCTTCCGCTGCTGCGCGCGGCACGCGGGTCCATCGTCTACTTCGCGTCGGCGGCGGCGCTTCCCGGCGCCGGCGTCGCCAACATGTGGGCCTACGCCGCATCCAAGAGCAGCGTCGTCGCGCTCATGCGCGCTGTCGCCGCCGAAGAGCGTGCGAATGGCGTTCGGGCCAACGCACTCGCGCCGACCGCCATTCGCACAGACGCCAATCTCGAGAGCATGGGCGACAAGACCCGATACGTCGAACGCGAAGACGTAGCCGCCGCCGTTGCCTGGCTCTGTTCGGACGCCTCGCGCGCCGTGAGCGGGCAAGTCATTCGACTCGGATGA
- a CDS encoding stomatin-like protein, whose product MTAIVIALIVVIALYAATRIFRVVGQAEVMVIERLGRFNRIARSGLNILLPFVERPRAIDVRYAMSDPSGAKRLISGSTTRIDLREQVLNFPSQPVITKDNVTIDIDAVLYYRIADPQKATYAVQNLPFALETLTRTTLRNIVGEMELDSTLASRDQINKRMREIIEEASIGWGVDVTRVELQAIEPPRDIQQSMELQMRAERERRAAVTNAEASKRAAILEAEGVQQSQVSRAQGEMEAAVLRAKGQAQARLAMADAEAQAIQRISAAMPAADVALYLLGLKYLDALPALTQGKGSTIFLPAEAAGVMGALGGLRELMARTGVGERGSSAPDSTPAAPTPSRPAIAPTVAPPQSPPPPKE is encoded by the coding sequence ATGACTGCCATCGTGATCGCCCTTATCGTCGTGATCGCGCTCTACGCCGCCACCCGCATCTTCCGCGTGGTGGGGCAGGCGGAGGTGATGGTGATCGAGCGGTTAGGCCGCTTCAATCGCATCGCGCGCTCCGGCCTCAACATCCTGCTGCCGTTCGTCGAGCGCCCGCGCGCGATCGACGTGCGCTACGCCATGAGCGACCCGAGCGGCGCCAAGCGACTCATTTCGGGATCCACCACCCGCATCGATCTGCGCGAGCAAGTGCTCAATTTCCCGAGCCAACCGGTGATCACGAAGGACAACGTGACCATCGACATCGATGCCGTCCTGTACTACCGGATCGCCGATCCGCAGAAAGCCACGTACGCGGTCCAGAATCTGCCGTTTGCGCTCGAGACGCTGACGCGGACGACGCTGCGCAACATCGTCGGTGAGATGGAGCTCGACAGCACCCTCGCCAGCCGCGACCAGATCAACAAGCGCATGCGCGAGATCATCGAGGAAGCATCGATCGGCTGGGGCGTCGACGTCACGCGCGTCGAGCTCCAGGCCATCGAGCCGCCGCGCGATATTCAGCAGTCCATGGAGCTGCAGATGCGCGCCGAGCGCGAGCGGCGCGCGGCAGTCACTAACGCTGAAGCATCGAAGCGCGCCGCGATCCTCGAAGCCGAAGGCGTGCAACAGTCGCAGGTGAGCCGCGCCCAAGGCGAAATGGAAGCAGCAGTACTCCGCGCGAAAGGTCAGGCGCAAGCACGGCTAGCCATGGCCGACGCGGAAGCGCAGGCCATCCAGCGCATCAGCGCGGCGATGCCCGCCGCGGACGTCGCGCTTTACCTGCTCGGGCTCAAGTATCTCGATGCGCTGCCCGCCCTCACGCAAGGCAAAGGGTCGACCATCTTCTTGCCCGCCGAAGCCGCGGGCGTCATGGGCGCGTTGGGCGGACTGCGGGAGCTCATGGCGCGCACCGGTGTCGGCGAACGCGGATCGTCGGCGCCCGACTCGACACCGGCCGCGCCTACGCCGTCGCGCCCGGCAATCGCGCCGACCGTCGCTCCTCCGCAATCGCCGCCGCCACCGAAGGAGTAG
- a CDS encoding S41 family peptidase has protein sequence MTRRLRATVVAGALLLPVAIGGFSIRERAAHDGARVFDQVMSLVSDRFVDTVDASALYEKAARGLVTQLHDPYSELFSPTELKRFSTQSTGRYGGIGMQIENQDGQIVVVHVFSHSPAQSAGVQDGDHIIGIDTASTRGWSSQQVSDVLIGTVGTQVKVRFSRPGVSEPIDYTFTRAEIHVPAVPYALMLDDKIAYIPLQTFNEDAADELQSAVNNLVKQGAKSIVLDLRNNPGGILDQGLQVADLFLKSGQQIASVRMRQGPPQVYTAHDDEHIQNVPLVVMVDGYSASAAEIVTGALQDHDRALVVGTTSFGKGLVQTVFPIDGGWALKLTTGKWYTPSGRSIQKNRKPANPDDLQANASEAPPDSLEKESVKQNRPAYRSDAGRIVYGGGGITPDVIVADDTITTPEQTFFKAIAPKYPAVRGVLYSYALQLKGQVSPKFTVKPEWRDEFYRRLQAAKITVDRAQYDSAAPLINRWIGNQVAELAFGDSTEFRREIPDDKQLQRAMELLRKGSTQKDLFSLAQGASPPVKQ, from the coding sequence ATGACTCGTCGACTCCGGGCGACCGTCGTCGCCGGCGCCCTGCTCCTCCCCGTCGCCATTGGCGGGTTCTCCATTCGGGAGCGCGCGGCGCATGACGGCGCACGCGTGTTCGACCAAGTCATGTCGCTCGTCTCGGATCGATTCGTCGACACGGTCGACGCATCCGCGCTCTACGAGAAAGCAGCACGTGGCTTGGTGACGCAGCTCCACGATCCGTACTCCGAGCTTTTCTCACCCACCGAGCTGAAACGATTCTCGACGCAGTCCACCGGCCGCTACGGCGGCATCGGAATGCAGATCGAGAATCAAGACGGGCAAATCGTCGTCGTTCACGTGTTCTCGCACAGTCCCGCACAGTCAGCCGGTGTTCAGGACGGCGATCACATCATCGGCATTGACACCGCGTCCACGCGCGGATGGTCGTCGCAGCAAGTGTCCGACGTGTTGATCGGCACCGTGGGCACGCAAGTCAAAGTGCGCTTCTCGCGGCCCGGCGTGAGCGAGCCAATCGACTATACGTTCACGCGCGCCGAGATTCACGTCCCCGCTGTGCCTTACGCGCTGATGCTCGACGACAAGATCGCGTACATCCCGCTGCAGACGTTCAACGAAGACGCGGCCGACGAGCTCCAGAGCGCGGTCAATAATCTCGTCAAGCAAGGCGCGAAGTCGATTGTGCTCGACCTCCGCAACAACCCGGGCGGCATCCTCGATCAAGGTTTGCAGGTCGCCGATCTCTTCCTCAAGAGCGGACAACAGATCGCAAGCGTTCGCATGCGCCAGGGTCCGCCGCAGGTTTACACCGCGCACGACGACGAGCACATTCAAAACGTACCCCTCGTAGTCATGGTAGACGGTTACTCTGCGTCGGCTGCTGAGATTGTGACCGGAGCGCTCCAGGACCATGACCGCGCGCTGGTGGTCGGCACGACGTCATTCGGCAAAGGGCTTGTCCAGACTGTCTTCCCGATCGACGGCGGCTGGGCGCTCAAGCTCACCACCGGCAAGTGGTATACGCCGAGCGGCCGCTCGATCCAGAAGAACCGGAAGCCCGCAAACCCGGATGATCTCCAAGCAAACGCGAGCGAGGCTCCGCCAGACTCGCTCGAGAAGGAGTCGGTGAAGCAGAATCGCCCCGCATACCGCAGCGACGCAGGTCGCATTGTGTACGGCGGCGGCGGCATCACACCGGACGTCATCGTGGCGGACGACACGATCACGACGCCTGAGCAGACGTTCTTCAAGGCGATCGCGCCCAAGTATCCGGCGGTGCGCGGCGTCTTGTACAGCTATGCGCTGCAGCTCAAAGGGCAGGTTTCGCCGAAGTTCACGGTGAAGCCCGAATGGCGTGATGAGTTCTACCGCCGGCTTCAGGCGGCCAAGATCACGGTCGATCGCGCGCAATACGATTCTGCGGCACCGTTGATCAATCGGTGGATCGGCAATCAGGTCGCCGAGCTCGCGTTTGGCGATTCGACTGAGTTCCGCCGCGAGATTCCGGACGACAAGCAGTTGCAGCGCGCGATGGAGCTCCTGCGCAAGGGCAGCACGCAGAAGGACCTGTTCTCTCTGGCCCAGGGAGCGAGCCCGCCAGTAAAGCAGTAA